Part of the Bacillus cereus group sp. RP43 genome is shown below.
GATAGCATCGTCAAAGGACTCCCACCTTCATTTACTCGTTCCATAATATTAATTTGCGAAAGAAAATTTTCAAATGCTCGAAATTCAGCACCTGTTGCTTGAACCTTTTTTCTGTAATCTTCAATACAATATGACACGACTGTTTCCCCACGTCGAATTAGCTCACTAACAACTGCTAGCGTCGGATTAATATGACCTTCTCCAGGAAAATTTATTACGAGTACATTCGCCATAACACTCTCTCCTTTCCAGTTAATATAACAAAATTAATAATTAATTTCATTAATTAATTTAAATCTATTATATAGGAATCTATTCTACTTCTTCATATTTTTCTCTCCATTTTATTATTGAGAAATATTTTTATAACCCACACTATTATGATTACACAATCTTATAAATGAATGCTTAATTCCCTTTTACTCTTCATATCCTGTAAGTTACGAGATTTGCATTCGAGCATTTTTACACGTTTATCATTCAAAAATATTATTTTGATAATTCATACAAAACTAGAAAAATATAATTTCCACGCTGATTTCTCACTATAAATTTATTTATGTTCTGTATTGTCCCCTATCATTATCCACTGGGTACATATTCTGTTATATAATAAATTTATAGAATTTACAGAAAAAGGAGCCCTTTCATGTTACAACAACTATTCACCTCACCTATTCTATCCGTTCAAGCCTTACACCCAGGCTATGAAGATCATGCAAGCGACGTTTTTCTCGTCCAAACAGAAGATAAAGAAGTTATCGTTCGTTCTTCTAAAATGAATGAAGAGCCAAATAATGATTTTTGGTGGGGATGCAAAAATCTATTTGGCATCGACCCAAGGAACGTGCATCATTTGGAAACGATACATACATTGCTGCAAAATCATACAAATATTCCCATCCCAACTATTTTAGAAAAACATATTTTAAATGGTCGAGAGTTCGTTGTTGTCGAAAAGTTAGTAGGCAAAACAGTTCAATCCTTTATCGGGCAACCAGATTCTATATTGTTCAATCTCGGACAAGGACTAGCAAAAATTCATATGTTTAAAGCAAATTTCATAGGAAATCCGTCAAGTACGTTCCAAGTTCCACTAGATGAATTCCAGCCACACATTTTAAAAGTGAGTAACGAGCTTGTGAATATGTTTTATTCCGATAACGAGAGCATACAAAATGCATTTCATAATTTTGAATTACAACTCTCTTCCTTATCTGTACCAATGGAATCTACACTCGTCTTACTTGATATGGACCCTACTCAATTTTTATCAGATGGTACATCTATAACTGGTTTAGTAGATACAGAAGCTTACGCAGTTGCTCCACGAGAATTCGATTTTATCGGATTAGAATATGTACTTACAGAAAAAGAGGCGTGTGCTTTTAAAACAGGTTATGAGACCATTATGCCCATTCCTAGTCTTAAAGAATGTAGACAACCCTATCGATATTTATATCGCTTATTATCTGTTCAGGGTAATGTGGAGTTAGAAAAGTGGTTACGTCATCCATCATATTTTTAATAACGATTGCGAGGGATTATGAAATGAATATTGAAAAAAAGAAATCTTTAACAACAAACGAAATTCAGCAAATGAAAGATTTAGCTCATATTTGCGGGCAACAAGATAAAATTGATTACTCGTCAGAGTTACATGTCAACTTTTTAACTGCTCGTAATAAAGATGTGATAAATGATTTTCTATTTTATGATAATACACAATTAATTGGTGCATTAAGTATGTATGACTTCGAAAGACCAACTAAACTAGAGTTAATAGGGTTTGTTCATCCGGACTATAGGAAACAACATATAGGCACTACTCTTTTACAAGCCGCAATGAAAGAAATACAAAAAAGAGAAGCAGATGAAGCCCTTCTTATAAATAATGGTGACTCTATTTCAGGGAAATCATTTGCAAATCAAATGAACCTGCCTTATTTATACAGTGAGTACGGTATGGAGTTCAAAACAAACGAAGCACAAAAAACAATGAAAAATAATATTAACCTTACCGTTGCATCTTCTGAATTACTT
Proteins encoded:
- a CDS encoding nitrate reductase, with the protein product MLQQLFTSPILSVQALHPGYEDHASDVFLVQTEDKEVIVRSSKMNEEPNNDFWWGCKNLFGIDPRNVHHLETIHTLLQNHTNIPIPTILEKHILNGREFVVVEKLVGKTVQSFIGQPDSILFNLGQGLAKIHMFKANFIGNPSSTFQVPLDEFQPHILKVSNELVNMFYSDNESIQNAFHNFELQLSSLSVPMESTLVLLDMDPTQFLSDGTSITGLVDTEAYAVAPREFDFIGLEYVLTEKEACAFKTGYETIMPIPSLKECRQPYRYLYRLLSVQGNVELEKWLRHPSYF
- a CDS encoding GNAT family N-acetyltransferase — protein: MNIEKKKSLTTNEIQQMKDLAHICGQQDKIDYSSELHVNFLTARNKDVINDFLFYDNTQLIGALSMYDFERPTKLELIGFVHPDYRKQHIGTTLLQAAMKEIQKREADEALLINNGDSISGKSFANQMNLPYLYSEYGMEFKTNEAQKTMKNNINLTVASSELLPELIEIASKAFGDSAANTSTWLQKMMKSPSHQVYIALINEKAIGTITVTEQEQSTTLSGFAVHPSYQGKGYGKDILSYMVHTLITEGVSTIELDVETKNNNALKLYTQCGFEIKKKHDYYNLMNLEQNTYV